The genomic region TTGCGATGATCGCGTAACCATTCGAGGTACGGCAGGATTTCCTGTTTGCGGGCGTGATCAAGGGCAGAAAGCGGCTCATCAAGCAACAATACGTCCGGATTGGACAAAAGCGCACGCCCAAGTGCCACCCGTTGCTTTTCCCCGCCAGACAGAAGGTTGGGGCGGCGATCCATCAGATCCCAGATATCAAGCATCTCAAGGATGGCCTGTTGTTCATCCTGTGGCAGTTTGTGGGGATTGCGGCGTGCCCCGTAAAACAGGTTGTCGCGCACCGATTTGTGCGGGAACAAGCGATTATCCTGAAACACGCAGCCAACCCGACGCTTGCGAACCGGAAGGTTGATGCCACGTGAATGTTCAAACAGTACATGATCGTTGATTTGAATATGGCCGCGATCCGGGCGGACCAAACCCGCAATCATGTTAACAAGTGTCGTCTTGCCACTGCCTGATGGGCCAAACAGGGCGGTTATCCCCGGTTCAGGAATATTGAACTCGGCGGAAAGCTGGAAAGTCTTGAGATTGCGTTCAACATTGACACCGATGCTCATGACGCGGCCCTCTTGCGAATACGACGGAGCGCCAATTCAGACAGAAGTAACCCGGCAAAGGCCAAGCCGATCGACAGGGCGGCCAAGCGCGCCGCGGCCAGTTCACCGCCCGGCGTCTGGATCGCAGTATAAATCGCCAGTGGCAGGGTGCGGGTTTCACCCGGAATGTTTGACACGAAGGTGATGATCGCACCGAATTCGCCAAGGCTTGCGGCAAAGGCCGTGATCGCACCGGCAATGATGCCCGGAAGAGCCAAGGGCAATGTCAGCGAAAAGAACCGATCAATCGGCCCGGCACCAAGGGTTTCGGCAGCCTGATAAAGGCCCGGATTGACGTTTTCAAGACTAAGCCGAATGGCGCGGACCTGAAACGGGAAGCTGACAATCGCCGATGCCAGTGCCGCGCCCGTCCAGCTAAAGACAAAGCGCAGCTCAAAGGTCTCGTACAGCCAAGCACCCAAGGGTGCGCGGGTGCCCATCGCGATCAATAATAAATAGCCCATCACAACGGGCGGAAGGATCAGCGGTAGATGCACAATCGCATCAAGAATAAAGCGTCCGGGAAACCGACCAAGGGCAAGCGCAGTTGCGACAATAATCGCAAAGGGCAGGGCACAAGCAACAGCAACGCCTGAGATGCGCAAGCTTAGCAGAAGTGCCTCTATTTCGGCGGGGGTCAAACTGATCATTTTCCGGGCACGTTTGCTTGCGTTGTTGCAACGGGTTCAAAACCATAGTCGGCAAAAATGCGGCCCGCGTCATCCCCCAAAAGCCATAGCAGGAATTTCGTGGCTTTGGTTTCGGACGGATCACCCGTCAGGGCAACAGGATAGGTAATGACCGGGTGACTGTTTTCGGGGAAGGTGCCGATGATTTTGACGTTATCGGAAATGCCGGCGTCAGTTTGATAGACGATGCCAATCGGTGCTTCGCCCCGTTCAACCAGCGCCAAGGCCGCACGAACATTGTCAGTACGCGCCAGTCTTGGTGCGACCGTTTCCCACTGCCCCAAGGATGTCAGTGCCTGTTTGGCGTAAATGCCAGCCGGCACGTGGTCCGGGTCGCCGACTGCAATGCGATCATTGGGTCCGATCAATGTTGTCAGGTCTGATGTTTTGGTCATTTTAATCGGGTTAAGATTGCTATCTTTGGGGGCGACAATAACCAGACGGTTTGTCAGCAGGTCATGACGGCTGCCGGGGACAAGCAAGCCCTGATCATTTAACCAGGTCATCCATTTTTCGTTGGCAGAGATAAAGACATCTGCTGGCGCCCCTGCGGCGATCTGGCGCGCCAGTGTCGAGGAACTTGCCAGTGACAGGCGTATTGTATCACCGGTTTCCTTTTTATAGGTGGCGGCCGCAGTTTCAATGGCATTGGTCAGGCTCGCGGCGGCAAACACAGTGATATCGCGCGCACGGGCCGCTGTTGAGATGCTGCCGACAAATACGACCGCGATCAGAAAGAAGGTGGCTGCAGATGGCAATAGGGATCGAAAATTGGGCATAGGGACCCGTAACTTAAGAAAAAGGGCACGATTGCATCACTATAGCCGAAATCAGTTTTGTTGCCACACATGACAAGGCCCGCCACAGGGCGGGCCAAAGATTGTCCGATTTTGCGATGGAAACGCGTTCAGGAACAGACCGCCGCGCGCAGTGGGTCGTCGGCATCCATATCAAACCATTCATTCATTGCGGTCGGGAAACCATTGCTGTCGAGTGACGTATCGGGCGTGATATAGCCACGCCGTCCTTGCGCACAATCAACAAGATGGGTCAGGGCAAGGGTTTCTCCACCCTTGCGCAGCAGCAGGGTCATGACGCGTTTTTCATCGGGGTTTTGGGGATTGGATACCAGTTTTTCGCGATCAATCGCCGTAAAGCGGTTGGTCGGTGCGGAAACCAGTGTCCACGGCGCGAAAATGTTTTCGTCAGTAAAGGTCTGAATGACGCTGATGGTCTGAGGCAGGCGGGCCTCGTAGCGATCAAACCATGTGTATTCATCCCAGATCATGTAGCCAAACATCGCAATCGCTGCGACGAGCGGAATGACATATTTCGGTGCCTTGCGGCCCCAAAGCCGGAACAGCAACATGACCACGCCAGCCGACGCAAACCCGATAACAACGGTTGAGAAGATAAAGACGTACATAGGCTGGTGGCTCCCGATCTGCTGTTATTATTGGTGGGGCATTTTTTGAGCCCTGATAACCGATTAGCGCAGTATCCGGTCGAGCTCAAGTTCGCCTTTCGGATCACGTTTGGCGATCTGGGCCAAAAATAGGCCCGACGCGGCAATCGCGTCAGACAATGCGTTATGGGCCCGGAAAGGGGGCAGGTTATGATTTCGGCGCAATGTATCAAGCCGGAGCGCCCCGGATTTCATGGTTTCACCGCTGCGCCGGATGTCACGGAGCGCCAGAACCAGGGTATCCACTGTCGGGATTTGCAGCGGCGCGCCAAAGGACTGTTTGCAGGCTTGGCCAAGGAAACCCAGTTCAATCGGCGCATGATGGGATAACAGAACCCGGCCAGCCATCTGAGGCAAAAGATGCTCAAGGGCCGCTTCAATGCTGGGTGCATCGGCGACATCGCTATCAAAGATCCGGTGGACCACGACCGAGCTTTCGCTGAGCTCCTTGGTTGGCCGCACCAGAATATGTTCGCAACTTGAAAAATCGACCGAAAGCTGACGGATAATCACCCAGCCGAGGCTGACGATTTCGTCCTTTTTGGGATCAAGGCCGGTGGTTTCAAGATCAAGAGCGATGAATTCGGTTTCCATCACGGATCTTTCAGGATCGGCAGGCGGCACATCGTAATAGGTTCGCAAAGGCCCGGTTGCCTTGCGCTGGATGAAGTCACGATACAGCCGACTGTCGAGGATTTTCTGGCGCAATCCCATATGGCTTACGTCCCGCTTTTGCCAAAGGCGTGCTCAAGCGCGCCCTGAAGGTTCTTGATCACCGAGAACGCATCCTTGAGATGGCTGCGCTCAAACGCCGACAGGCTTTCAGGTTGCAGGAAGTTATCGGGTTTTTCGCCACGCCGGATCTGACGGACCTGATGTTTCAGGCGGGTGATGCTGATGAATTCAAAGGCATCAAGAAGGTCTGACGCCCCCTGATTACTGATGGATGGGAATGCCTTTACGGCATTGAGCCGCTCGTAGGTATTTACGGCCTCGACCCCGTTGGCAAGGGCGTGAATGCGGGCAACATCAACGATTGGCACCACGCCGTTATGTTTCAGATCAAGGGTCTTGTCATGTTCGCCGCCACGGATCATGACGAAATTCTTGAAGAAACCAAGCGGGACGTGATGGCTCAGCGCATTGCCCACCATATAGGCCTGGAAAATACGGTTGTCCTTGGCCTTGGAGATGATCATGCGATGCAGGTCTTCAAACAGGCTCTTGGTGCCGTGGACCGGGCGCAGATCAAACCAGACCGAACACAGCATCAAGGATTTTGGTTCGGGTTGTTCGATCCATTTGTTGAAGTAATGCTGCCAGGTGCGCACCGGTTGCCGCCATTCATCTGTTCTGGCCATCATTTCACCGGGGCAATAAACGTAGCCAACCTTGTTCAGGCCATCACAGACAAAGTCGGCAAGATTTTTGAAATATTCCCCGTGCTGATCCGCGTTATAGGCGTCATCTATAATCAGGCAATTGTCCTGATCCGAAAGTGCCGTTTGTTCCTGACGGCCTTGTGATCCGCCTGCCATCCAGACATAGGGGACGGGTGGGGGGCCGAATTCTTCCTCTGCCAGTTGCAACAGCCGGGCGGTCGCCGCATCCGACAGGGTCGTTACGATATGTCCGGCATTTTGCGATGTCGCGCCCGCCTCAATAAGGTGACTAAGAAGTTCGGGGACTTGGGCGATGACCTTTGCCATTTCTTCGGGTTCGGTCAGTTTGCCGATCCGACCTGCCATGTAAACAGCCGACAGCGACTGGCGTGCCAGCAAGTTGTTGGTGGTGATCATGCCAACTGCCTTGCCATCCTTCATCACCGGCAGATGGCGGATATTGTTGCGCGTCATGGTCAGAAGCGCATCAAAGGCGTACTGATCGGGATCGATCGAGATCGGCTTTTCGGTCATGATGGCCGTCACTGGCTCATCATAACTGCGGCCCTTGGCGATGACACGATTGCGCAGGTCACGGTCGGTCATGATTCCGGCAACGCCGTCACCTCCTTCGGTGATCAGCAGACAGGATACGCGTTCCTTGCTCATCAACTGGCCTGCTTCGAGGATGGAGGCGGACTTGTCGATGCTGACCAGTTCGCGCGCGATCAGGTCACTGACCTTCACACTCATCAGTTTGAGCTGATCGTCATCGCGACTTTCGAGCAACTGCATGCCACTGCGCAGGCGTTCGCCACCCATCTGGGCGAAGAAATAGCTGAATTGCGGATACTTTCCAGTTAGCGCATGAAAATCCTTTTCAGGCAGCAAGTAACACAGGCTGTCTTCGAGAGTTGTAATGTTGTTCGCGGCCCGTCCATTCTGATACATCGCGCGCACACCAAAGCATTCGCCCTCTGACAGACGGGCAAGCAACTGCCCGTTCGGGTCGCGGGTTTCGGTGCCGCCGGTGCGGATGATGTATAGATGAAGGCATTGTTCCTCGGGCGAGAGGACCTTGGTCCCTGCGCGGAAATAACGGGCCGAGAGGCGCTTTGGCAGGGCGTTGATTTCTTCGTCAGGTAACAGATCGAACGGGTGGTGCTGTTTTAGAAATTCGGCAATTTCTTCGAGTTCGATGCTCATGACTGTTTTCCTCCGCAAGGGCATGCCCTGAGTGCATTGTTGCCTGACTAAGGCCGAAAAGAAAAGCCCCCGGATCAATGATCCGGGGGCCTGCAACAGTTCCTGGCAAACCAGTTGACTGATTAGTGGTCAACTGCGCCACCGGCTCCTTTCGGAACGCGGATGTCTTCAATCATGTGCTGGATATGCTCTGGCGGTTCAGCGGTGACTTTCGACACAGCGAAAGCAACGATGAAATTCAGAAGCATACCAACGACGCCAATGCCTTCCGGCGATATGCCGAACAGCCAGTTTGCTTCGACGTTTTCGATCAACACCGGGATAAAGATGCCCTTGTAGGACATGATATAACCCATGGTGAAGATCAGACCGACCAGCATCCCGGCAATAGCACCTTCACGGTTAACCTTCTTGGAGAAGATACCCATGATGATAACCG from Thalassospira indica harbors:
- the modB gene encoding molybdate ABC transporter permease subunit, with the translated sequence MISLTPAEIEALLLSLRISGVAVACALPFAIIVATALALGRFPGRFILDAIVHLPLILPPVVMGYLLLIAMGTRAPLGAWLYETFELRFVFSWTGAALASAIVSFPFQVRAIRLSLENVNPGLYQAAETLGAGPIDRFFSLTLPLALPGIIAGAITAFAASLGEFGAIITFVSNIPGETRTLPLAIYTAIQTPGGELAAARLAALSIGLAFAGLLLSELALRRIRKRAAS
- a CDS encoding exonuclease domain-containing protein; this encodes MGLRQKILDSRLYRDFIQRKATGPLRTYYDVPPADPERSVMETEFIALDLETTGLDPKKDEIVSLGWVIIRQLSVDFSSCEHILVRPTKELSESSVVVHRIFDSDVADAPSIEAALEHLLPQMAGRVLLSHHAPIELGFLGQACKQSFGAPLQIPTVDTLVLALRDIRRSGETMKSGALRLDTLRRNHNLPPFRAHNALSDAIAASGLFLAQIAKRDPKGELELDRILR
- the modA gene encoding molybdate ABC transporter substrate-binding protein produces the protein MPSAATFFLIAVVFVGSISTAARARDITVFAAASLTNAIETAAATYKKETGDTIRLSLASSSTLARQIAAGAPADVFISANEKWMTWLNDQGLLVPGSRHDLLTNRLVIVAPKDSNLNPIKMTKTSDLTTLIGPNDRIAVGDPDHVPAGIYAKQALTSLGQWETVAPRLARTDNVRAALALVERGEAPIGIVYQTDAGISDNVKIIGTFPENSHPVITYPVALTGDPSETKATKFLLWLLGDDAGRIFADYGFEPVATTQANVPGK
- a CDS encoding DUF294 nucleotidyltransferase-like domain-containing protein; translation: MSIELEEIAEFLKQHHPFDLLPDEEINALPKRLSARYFRAGTKVLSPEEQCLHLYIIRTGGTETRDPNGQLLARLSEGECFGVRAMYQNGRAANNITTLEDSLCYLLPEKDFHALTGKYPQFSYFFAQMGGERLRSGMQLLESRDDDQLKLMSVKVSDLIARELVSIDKSASILEAGQLMSKERVSCLLITEGGDGVAGIMTDRDLRNRVIAKGRSYDEPVTAIMTEKPISIDPDQYAFDALLTMTRNNIRHLPVMKDGKAVGMITTNNLLARQSLSAVYMAGRIGKLTEPEEMAKVIAQVPELLSHLIEAGATSQNAGHIVTTLSDAATARLLQLAEEEFGPPPVPYVWMAGGSQGRQEQTALSDQDNCLIIDDAYNADQHGEYFKNLADFVCDGLNKVGYVYCPGEMMARTDEWRQPVRTWQHYFNKWIEQPEPKSLMLCSVWFDLRPVHGTKSLFEDLHRMIISKAKDNRIFQAYMVGNALSHHVPLGFFKNFVMIRGGEHDKTLDLKHNGVVPIVDVARIHALANGVEAVNTYERLNAVKAFPSISNQGASDLLDAFEFISITRLKHQVRQIRRGEKPDNFLQPESLSAFERSHLKDAFSVIKNLQGALEHAFGKSGT